The Amphiprion ocellaris isolate individual 3 ecotype Okinawa chromosome 6, ASM2253959v1, whole genome shotgun sequence genome contains a region encoding:
- the suds3 gene encoding sin3 histone deacetylase corepressor complex component SDS3 isoform X1, with protein sequence MASTLLSPMVDYYNDEEELDSVDDDDDRSFRGRDSEEDTEDASETDLAKHDEDDYVEIKEQMYQEKLASLKRQLQQLQEGTLQEYQKRMKKLDQQYKERLRNADLFLQLETEQVERNYIKEKKAAVKEFDDKKVELKENLIAELEEKKKMIENEKLTMELTGDSMEVKPIMTRKLRRRPNDPVPIPDKRRKPAPAQLNYLLTDEQIMEDLRTLNKLKSPKRPVSPSSPEHIPSAPMENPSQRYEARIEEGKLYYDKRWYHKSQAIYLESKDNTKISCVISSVGTNEIWVRKTSDSTKMRIYLGQLQRGAFVIRRRSAA encoded by the exons ATGGCTTCCACTTTGCTATCACCCATGGTGGATTATTACAACGACGAGGAGGAACTGGACAGCGTGGACGACGACGACGATCGGAGTTTTAGAGGAAGAGATTCGGAAGAAG ACACTGAGGATGCCAGTGAAACAGACCTTGCCAAGCATGACGAGGATGACTATGTGGAAATCAAAGAGCA GATGTACCAAGAAAAACTGGCCTCTCTAAAAAGACAGCTGCAGCAATTACAGGAAG GTACACTGCAGGAGTATcagaagaggatgaagaagcTGGACCAGCAGTATAAAGAGAGACTCCGAAATGCAG ATCTGTTCCTCCAGCTTGAG ACAGAGCAGGTTGAGAGGAACTACATCAAGGAGAAGAAGGCAGCGGTGAAGGAGTTTGATGATAAAAAGGTTGAACTGAAGGAAAACCTAATtgcagagctggaggagaaaaagaagatgatTGAGAACGAGAAATTAACAATGGAGCTGACAGGCG ATTCTATGGAGGTAAAACCTATCATGACTCGGAAATTAAGGAGGCGGCCCAACGATCCTGTCCCGATACCAGACAAACGAAGAAAACCTGCACCAG CTCAGCTAAATTATTTGTTAACAGACGAGCAGATAATGGAAGATCTAAGAACACTTAATAAG CTCAAGTCACCAAAACGGCCAG tgtcTCCTTCGTCTCCAGAGCACATCCCCTCTGCTCCCATGGAGAACCCCTCCCAGCGTTACGAGGCTCGCATCGAGGAGGGGAAACTTTACTACGACAAAAGATG GTACCACAAGAGCCAGGCCATCTACCTGGAGTCAAAGGACAACACAAAGATTAGCTGTGTCATCAGCTCAGTGGGCACCAATGAG atttgGGTCAGAAAGACGAGCGACAGTACAAAGATGAGGATCTACCTGGGGCAGCTGCAGAGGGGAGCGTTCGTCATTCGTCGACGATCAGCTGCGTGA
- the suds3 gene encoding sin3 histone deacetylase corepressor complex component SDS3 isoform X3, with translation MYQEKLASLKRQLQQLQEGTLQEYQKRMKKLDQQYKERLRNADLFLQLETEQVERNYIKEKKAAVKEFDDKKVELKENLIAELEEKKKMIENEKLTMELTGDSMEVKPIMTRKLRRRPNDPVPIPDKRRKPAPAQLNYLLTDEQIMEDLRTLNKLKSPKRPVSPSSPEHIPSAPMENPSQRYEARIEEGKLYYDKRWYHKSQAIYLESKDNTKISCVISSVGTNEIWVRKTSDSTKMRIYLGQLQRGAFVIRRRSAA, from the exons ATGTACCAAGAAAAACTGGCCTCTCTAAAAAGACAGCTGCAGCAATTACAGGAAG GTACACTGCAGGAGTATcagaagaggatgaagaagcTGGACCAGCAGTATAAAGAGAGACTCCGAAATGCAG ATCTGTTCCTCCAGCTTGAG ACAGAGCAGGTTGAGAGGAACTACATCAAGGAGAAGAAGGCAGCGGTGAAGGAGTTTGATGATAAAAAGGTTGAACTGAAGGAAAACCTAATtgcagagctggaggagaaaaagaagatgatTGAGAACGAGAAATTAACAATGGAGCTGACAGGCG ATTCTATGGAGGTAAAACCTATCATGACTCGGAAATTAAGGAGGCGGCCCAACGATCCTGTCCCGATACCAGACAAACGAAGAAAACCTGCACCAG CTCAGCTAAATTATTTGTTAACAGACGAGCAGATAATGGAAGATCTAAGAACACTTAATAAG CTCAAGTCACCAAAACGGCCAG tgtcTCCTTCGTCTCCAGAGCACATCCCCTCTGCTCCCATGGAGAACCCCTCCCAGCGTTACGAGGCTCGCATCGAGGAGGGGAAACTTTACTACGACAAAAGATG GTACCACAAGAGCCAGGCCATCTACCTGGAGTCAAAGGACAACACAAAGATTAGCTGTGTCATCAGCTCAGTGGGCACCAATGAG atttgGGTCAGAAAGACGAGCGACAGTACAAAGATGAGGATCTACCTGGGGCAGCTGCAGAGGGGAGCGTTCGTCATTCGTCGACGATCAGCTGCGTGA
- the suds3 gene encoding sin3 histone deacetylase corepressor complex component SDS3 isoform X2 — translation MTALQDTEDASETDLAKHDEDDYVEIKEQMYQEKLASLKRQLQQLQEGTLQEYQKRMKKLDQQYKERLRNADLFLQLETEQVERNYIKEKKAAVKEFDDKKVELKENLIAELEEKKKMIENEKLTMELTGDSMEVKPIMTRKLRRRPNDPVPIPDKRRKPAPAQLNYLLTDEQIMEDLRTLNKLKSPKRPVSPSSPEHIPSAPMENPSQRYEARIEEGKLYYDKRWYHKSQAIYLESKDNTKISCVISSVGTNEIWVRKTSDSTKMRIYLGQLQRGAFVIRRRSAA, via the exons ATGACAGCACTACAAG ACACTGAGGATGCCAGTGAAACAGACCTTGCCAAGCATGACGAGGATGACTATGTGGAAATCAAAGAGCA GATGTACCAAGAAAAACTGGCCTCTCTAAAAAGACAGCTGCAGCAATTACAGGAAG GTACACTGCAGGAGTATcagaagaggatgaagaagcTGGACCAGCAGTATAAAGAGAGACTCCGAAATGCAG ATCTGTTCCTCCAGCTTGAG ACAGAGCAGGTTGAGAGGAACTACATCAAGGAGAAGAAGGCAGCGGTGAAGGAGTTTGATGATAAAAAGGTTGAACTGAAGGAAAACCTAATtgcagagctggaggagaaaaagaagatgatTGAGAACGAGAAATTAACAATGGAGCTGACAGGCG ATTCTATGGAGGTAAAACCTATCATGACTCGGAAATTAAGGAGGCGGCCCAACGATCCTGTCCCGATACCAGACAAACGAAGAAAACCTGCACCAG CTCAGCTAAATTATTTGTTAACAGACGAGCAGATAATGGAAGATCTAAGAACACTTAATAAG CTCAAGTCACCAAAACGGCCAG tgtcTCCTTCGTCTCCAGAGCACATCCCCTCTGCTCCCATGGAGAACCCCTCCCAGCGTTACGAGGCTCGCATCGAGGAGGGGAAACTTTACTACGACAAAAGATG GTACCACAAGAGCCAGGCCATCTACCTGGAGTCAAAGGACAACACAAAGATTAGCTGTGTCATCAGCTCAGTGGGCACCAATGAG atttgGGTCAGAAAGACGAGCGACAGTACAAAGATGAGGATCTACCTGGGGCAGCTGCAGAGGGGAGCGTTCGTCATTCGTCGACGATCAGCTGCGTGA